CGAAGGCGCTGCCGTCGTCGCCGATCAGCCATCCCCAGCCGCCGGCGCGTGCGACACGGCTATTGCCATCAATGCCCATAGCAATAGTCCCCGTCCCCGCAATGATGACGATGCCGGGGGATCCCCCATGGGCGCCGGCCAGAGCAATTTTGGCATCGCTGCAGACGTGAACAGCCCGGGATTGCACGAGATCTGCCAGGATCGTCTTTGCAGACTCGGCCTCACGGGTGCCGGCGACGATGCCAGTGGCGCCCACGACTAAGGCTGCCAGGGAGAGAGGTTCCAAGCGGGCGTCTGCCCACGCATCTTGTAGAGCTTGAGTTATGGACTTGCCAAATCGTTCCCGCCCCCCGCTTGCGTCCAGGTGGGTCAATGGCAGGCTTTGGCCATGACCGAGGACTTCTCCCTGCCGGTTGGCCAGCACGCAGCGGGTCGAGGTCTGCCCGCCGTCGATGCCACAGACCAACGCCTCCTCGCCGGGGCTCATTGCGCACCTGCCAACGCCTCGCGTACCAGACCGCCAGCCTGCGCCAACAGCGCCCGCGCTTCTTCCGGTGAATCGTCGATGAGTTGGCTGACAATGGCGACCTTGACGTCCCTTTGGCTGGCATCCAGCGCGTCCTCGGCACGGGCTTCGTCAATGCCACAAGCCTCGGCTACGATGCGCACGGCTCGATCCCGAAGCTTGAGATTCTGTTGGCGCATGTCGACCATCAAATTGCCGTAGGTCTTGCCCAGGCGCACCATGACCAGCGTACTCAACATATTGAGCACGAGTTTTTGGGCCGTACCGGCCTTCAAACGGGTGGATCCCGTGATTATCTCCGGGCCAACCAGTGGAGCGATCACATGATCCGCTAACCCGGCCAGTGGAGAGGGCAGGTTGCAGATCAAGGCTACCGTAAGGGCTTCCCGATCGCGGGCCTCTTCCAACGCGCCAGCCACAAACGGGGTGCGACCGCTGGCAGCGATCCCCACCACGCTGTCCAGGGAACTTGTCTCGGTTTCTGCGATAGCCAGCCGGCCAGCTCCCCGGTCGTCCTCTGCTCCTTCCTTAGCGGTCGCGAATGCGGTTCGCCCGCCGGCCATGATACCGACCACCTGGCCCGGATCGGCGTTGAAGGTGGGAGGGCATTCAGCAGCATCCAACGCGCCCAGCCGCCCCGACGTGCCCGCGCCTACATAGATCAGCCGACCACCCCGGATCATGCGGGCGGCGATAGCGTCCACCGCAGTTGCGATCGCCGGCAGGTTGGGACGCAGGGCTGCCACGGCACGCCGGTCGGCCAGGTGCATCAAACCAACCATCTCAAGGGTAGTGAGCAGATCCAGATCATTCGTGAGGACGTTGCGCTGTTCTGATGTCCAGACCAGCTTCGCGGGCGGTTCGTTCCAGGTTGCTGACGAAAGAGCATATCCCAACGATTCCAGCGCCAGCAGACCGGCACCCACATCGGCAGCATCATGCGGCAATTGAGGTCGGACCGAAGGCAGCCGGGTGCGCACCGCCTGGTTCACCACCTGGCGATAAAACTCATTGTTCGTCAGGAGTCTGCCGGCAAGTACCAGGGGGAAGGGGTTAGATTCCAGGTTCAGGCGGCCAGCCACAGCCGCGGCGGCGTCGGCCAAAGCATCGGCGCCCAGGGCCACGACTTCGGCCGCTACCAGGTCGCCTGCCTGGGCCGTATCGAGAACCAGCGGTGCCAGGGCGGCAATGTCGCTGACGGCTCGTTCCGGTGCATAGATCCATCTGACCAGATCGGAAGCTTGCGCCAGCCCCAAGAAACCAATAATGCGCTTGCTCAGGCCGGTAGGAAGATCGCTCTGATCGGCCGCTCGGGCGACCGCTCTGAGGGCCTGCTGGGCCAATGAGTAGGCACTGCCGCGGTCCAACGCATATCCCCAGCCACCGGCCCTGGCCTGGTCACCGGCCGCATTCTCCCCGTAGGCAATCATCCCCGTGCCTGCGATGAGTACTGCCCCGATACGAGTACCTGCGCCGCCCATTAGGGCCGCCAGGGCATCGGTCACCACCTGGCCCCGGGTGCCCGGCAACATCACCCCCTGTAGTTCCTCTATCTGGCGAGTATCCTGCGCTCGACCGCTACCGGCCAGAGCCCAGGTGACCCTGGCGGCCTGGCTTAGGTCAACGCCCGCGGAGGAAGCTGCCTCCTGCATGGCATCCCAAAGGGCTCTTCGCATACCTGCCAGACCGACGACGTGGACGTTTGAAGATCCCCCGCGGCCGCGACCCATTACCTGGGCCTGCCGGTCCATCACGACGGCCGATGTTTTGCTGGCACCACCGTCGACGCCGATCACGAATTCGCTCATGGGACGCCTCCTTGTCAATACAGAAGTGCGTTTTGTCGTTGGCCGGCGAACTCGGCAAGCTCTTGCTGCCAGCCAGCCTCGATTTCCGGCACCGGCGTCCCTGCGTTGATCTGATCTCGCACCCGATCNNNNNNNNNNTCCGTACCCGCCAGATGGTCGAAATGAGGCAGTTGCCAGGCGAAATAGTTGGCGTAGAGAGTCTTGATCGTTGCTATCAGGTGCATTCCCATGGTAACAGGGCGAAAGATGTCGCGATCCAAGACGTGAACCTGTACGCCGCCGCAGGGTTGATCAGCCCATTTGCTTGCTGTTGGCTCGAAGAAGGCGGGTCGGAAGCGCACGCCGGCAAGCCCCAAATCGTTCAGGGAATCCGCCAGGGCCCAGGGATCCACCCAGGGCGCGCCGAGGACCTCCAGCGGCAGCGCGGTGCCCCGTCCCTCGCTTACGCTGGTACCCTCGATAAAGCAGGTGCCAGGATACACCGCCGCCGTTTCCAGCTTGGGGATGCCGGGCGAAGGGGGAACCCAGGGTAGCCCGGTCTCGTCGAACCACATGTCCCGCCGCCAGCCAGCGCAGGGAACGACCGCCAGATCGCAGCCAACGCCCCAGTCTGTGTTGAAGAGCTGCGCCAGTTCACCAATGGTCAAGCCATGGCGCACCGGCAGCGGGCCACAGCCCACGAAACTTTCAAAACCGGGCTTCAGTATCGGTCCTTCCACCACCTCACCACCGATGGGGTTCGGGCGATCACAGACGATCACCGGTAAGCCGTGCGCTGCTGCCGCCTGCATAGCGTAGAGGAGGGTCGTCATGTAGGTGTAGAAACGCACCCCTACTTCCGGGATGTCGAATACCAGGATGTCGATGCCCGCCAACATCCGGGCGGTAGGCTTGAGCTGTTCGCCATACAGGCTGTGGATGGGCAGGCCGGTGCGTGCATCGGTAGATGAATCTACCGGTATCGCGTCATGAGCCCCACCTGAAAAGCCGTGCTCGGGACCGAATAGCGCGGCAAGCTCGACCTCCGGTTGCCGAAGCAACGCATCGACAGTGCCGGTCAGGTCGCCGGTGACCGCCATAGCGTTGCTGATCAGTCCCACGCGCGATCCTGTGATGAGATCCAGGCGTTCCTTCAATAACAGGTCGATTCCAAATTGTACTGCCATAGGTCCTTAGCCTTTCAACCCGGAGACCATCATGCCCTCGACGAAATAGCGCTGAAAGAAGATGAACAGCAGGGCTACCGGGATGGTCGCCATGGTAGACACTGCCATGGCCACAGCCCATTTCGGCTCGCCTGTCTGCGGTTGTGTGAAGAAGGTCAAGCCCACGGGCAAGGTCAACAGTTTCTGATCCTGGACAACCACCAGGGGCCAGATGAAGTTGTTCCAACTGAAAAGAAAGGTGATGATGGCCAGGCTGGCCGATGCGGGGCCCAGCATCGGCAGGACGATGCTATTGAAGATCCTGAACTCGCTGGCGCCGTCGATGCGCGCGGCGTCCAATAGCTCGTCGGGGATGTTGTAGGCGAATTGCCGCATCATAAAAACACCGAACGCTGTGACCAATCCCGGCGCGATCAGGCCCATATAAGAGTCCTGCCAGCCAAAGTTGCGGATCAGAACAAACAGGGGGATGAGCAAAACCTGGAAGGGTACGGTCAGGATGCTCAGGATGAAGATGAAGAAGAGGTTGCGGCCCGGAAAGCTGAACTTGGCGAAGCCGTAGCCGGCCAGGGCGCTGAAGAATATGGTGGTCACGGTCTGGACGCCGGAAACCAGAAAACTATTGAAGAACCACCAGTGGAGCGGCGTCAATTCGAACGCGTACGCGTAGCGCCCTAAACCTTGGAAATCCTGGGGAATCCAGTGGACGGGAGTGGCGAAGATCTCCGATTCCGCCTTGAAGCTGGAACTCACCATGAAGAATATGGGGAAGAAGAAGAGCAGAGCAATGATGCCGGCGACGAGAGTCATAAGGCCCGATCGCATTCTTGAGCGCGTACTCTTTCGGGATTTGATCACAAGAGCGTTGCTGTCCATGACAGTCTCTCCGGAAACTCACTTGAGCGAGAAGTCTTCGCTGCGACCTACGGTCATCTGCAAGGCCGTGAAGATGATGATAATGGCAAACAATATCATCGACACCGCGGCCGCATCGCCCATGCGGAAGAACTGGAAGCCATATTTCCAGATAACGACGCCCAGGGTAGTGTTGACGTCTACCGGACCGCCCTGATTGGGACTCATGACGAACTGGATGGAAAACCCCTGAAAGGCGCGAATGGTCGAGATGGCGGCGACGAACACGGCGGTCGGGCGTAGGAGCGGTAGTTCCACGTGCCACAGTACCTGCAAACGATTGGCGCCATCGATGATTGCGGCCTCGCGCAGTTCCACAGGCACCGCCATCAGTCCCGCCAACCAAATGAGCATGTAGAATGGGATGATGTGCCAATCGTGGACCATGATCGACATGAGGGGGGACAGCGTGAGGTCGTAGAGCCACGGAATCTGGGACTGCCCGACCAGTGGCCCGATAATCGCGGTAATCACACCGCTGGGGTTGAGCAACACCCTCCAAACGACAGAGATCACGACGATGGAAGGCAGCAGCGGCGTGAAGAAGAGAGCCTTGAAGAACTCGCGCCCGCGGAAGACCTGTGCGAAGAGGAGGGCAGCGCCCAGTGATAAAATCCAAACGGGAATGGTGCTACCCAACACAAAGCCTATCGTCACGGCCAGCGATTTCTTGAAGAGGCGATCGCGCGTGAAAAGATCCAGGTAGTTCTCCAGCCCTACCCACTGCGGCGGCCGCAGCAACGTGAAATCGGTCATGCTGTAGTAGATGCCGGTAACGATCGGATAAAGAAAGAATATGGCGAAGAAGAGAACCGCCGGCAACACGAAAATCAAGCCCCAGATTTGCCGCCGAGCGACCACTGATCGTTGCTTTCCCCCGGGTCGGAATGCTTGCATGAGACACACCTGCCTGGGTTGGCTCCCGGCACCTCTGAAGGCAATACGCTCCGCATTCGCAGAGGTCGCCTCCAGAAGTGCCGGTGAGTTCGGCTTTCCAAAGTCCTATTTGATCCTGGTTTTTCCTGTCCCTCTTCCTTTTGTTCGTTTTGGCCGCCGAGCAAGAGGACGAGTACGAATATGAGGGACGAGATCTTGGTAGGACCGGTAGGCCTCCTGAAAGATCGAGCCAAGCTACTGCCCGGTCGCATCTTCCTTGGCACGGGCCAGGATTTCGCTGATCTCTTCTTCCGTTTCCGCCAGGACGGTGTCGATATCCTCACCGCCGATGACGACGCGATCTCGCATCCGCCCCATGGAGTCGATGGTCTCGTTGAAGCCCACGAAACGCGGATGGAAGAAGCTCTTGTTGATTTCGTCCACGAATACAGGCATGATCTCGTTGGCTGCAAAATCATCCGACGCCACGTAGGATGCCACTGGCTGGAACAGGCCGGCCTCGTTCAGATAGCGATCCGGAGCCCCGGTCAGGTGGGCGATTAGCTTCCAGCCCGCAGCCTGCTTGGCGGGGTCGGCGCGGGAATTGACCATCAGGTAGAAGGCGAAGTTAGCGAACCCGCTGTCGTTCACGCCATCCGCCCAACGCAATTGGGGATGGATGCTGTAGTTGATGCCGGCATCCTCGATAAGAGGTGCGCCCCAGTTGCCGAAGGAGCACTCGGTCGCCAGCTCACCTGCCTGGAACGCATCGCGCGAGGCAGTGTACTGGGGACCACCCAGGTTGTATTCGTTGGCCCAGTCGTTCCAGTAGCTCAAGACTTTCTTGACTTCCGGCGTATTGATATTTGCCGCGTAGTTCTGGTCGTCGATCATGTTGCCGCCCAACTGCTGAACCATGGGGTTGAAGTGCAGCATCATGTACATAGCAGCGGTCCAGTTGAAGTCGAAACCGCGTTGGATGGGGTTGCCGTCCTCATCACGTACCGTAAGCTGTTCGGCAACATCGACCATCTCCTCCCAGGTCGTGGGGAAGTCGGTCGCCGGATCGAGTCCTGCTTCTTTCCAGAGATCGTCGTTGGTAAAACATGCGTAAGCGCTGAGCTCGGTAGGTACGCCGTATAACCCACCATCGTAGGTAGCGCCGGCCAGTAGGTTGTCGGCGATTTCGCCTTCTCCATACAGGGCCTTGACTTCGTCAACGGATTCGAAGCCCCAGCCAGCGGGGTCAACAGCTGCCAGAATGCCCTCAAGATAGTACTGGGCGTTGAACGGCGTGAACTGATTGAACACGTCAGGCCCTTCTCCCGATGCCAGCGCGGTGTTGAGCGCGGTGAAGAAATCGGGAACGAGTTCATACTCGACCGTGATGTCGGGATTTTCTTCCATGAACTGGGCGATGCGCTCCTCGTCGATGGGCACGCGGGGCGCATGGTCATGCATCCACAGGCGGATGGTGACCGGCTCGGCCGCCGGTTCCGCTTCTTCCGCAGGCGCAGGCTGTTCAGCCTCCTGGGCCGGCGCTTGCTGGGCGGGCGGCGCAGCCGGCGCTACGCAGGCTGCCGCAACCAGGGATAGCACGGCCACTAGGACCAGCAGCCGGGCCATTAAGCTATGATGCTTGAGATTCATTAGGGTCCTCCTTCTAGGACTGGTAAAGGGTTCTTCGATGGCGCAGAATCCGACGAACTCGGTCAAGCGCCGTTACGACAGGACTTTCTCGAAAATCGTGAACTCCCGCAGCGGCTCGAAGCCAACTCGGGCATAAAGGCGTGCCGCGCCGGTTGGCGCCCACAGGAAGTAAGAAAAAAAGACACCTTGCCTGCGCATTTGATTCAGGC
The window above is part of the Chloroflexota bacterium genome. Proteins encoded here:
- a CDS encoding DUF1343 domain-containing protein: MAVQFGIDLLLKERLDLITGSRVGLISNAMAVTGDLTGTVDALLRQPEVELAALFGPEHGFSGGAHDAIPVDSSTDARTGLPIHSLYGEQLKPTARMLAGIDILVFDIPEVGVRFYTYMTTLLYAMQAAAAHGLPVIVCDRPNPIGGEVVEGPILKPGFESFVGCGPLPVRHGLTIGELAQLFNTDWGVGCDLAVVPCAGWRRDMWFDETGLPWVPPSPGIPKLETAAVYPGTCFIEGTSVSEGRGTALPLEVLGAPWVDPWALADSLNDLGLAGVRFRPAFFEPTASKWADQPCGGVQVHVLDRDIFRPVTMGMHLIATIKTLYANYFAWQLPHFDHLAGT
- a CDS encoding BadF/BadG/BcrA/BcrD ATPase family protein, which codes for MSPGEEALVCGIDGGQTSTRCVLANRQGEVLGHGQSLPLTHLDASGGRERFGKSITQALQDAWADARLEPLSLAALVVGATGIVAGTREAESAKTILADLVQSRAVHVCSDAKIALAGAHGGSPGIVIIAGTGTIAMGIDGNSRVARAGGWGWLIGDDGSAF
- the murQ gene encoding N-acetylmuramic acid 6-phosphate etherase, which gives rise to MSEFVIGVDGGASKTSAVVMDRQAQVMGRGRGGSSNVHVVGLAGMRRALWDAMQEAASSAGVDLSQAARVTWALAGSGRAQDTRQIEELQGVMLPGTRGQVVTDALAALMGGAGTRIGAVLIAGTGMIAYGENAAGDQARAGGWGYALDRGSAYSLAQQALRAVARAADQSDLPTGLSKRIIGFLGLAQASDLVRWIYAPERAVSDIAALAPLVLDTAQAGDLVAAEVVALGADALADAAAAVAGRLNLESNPFPLVLAGRLLTNNEFYRQVVNQAVRTRLPSVRPQLPHDAADVGAGLLALESLGYALSSATWNEPPAKLVWTSEQRNVLTNDLDLLTTLEMVGLMHLADRRAVAALRPNLPAIATAVDAIAARMIRGGRLIYVGAGTSGRLGALDAAECPPTFNADPGQVVGIMAGGRTAFATAKEGAEDDRGAGRLAIAETETSSLDSVVGIAASGRTPFVAGALEEARDREALTVALICNLPSPLAGLADHVIAPLVGPEIITGSTRLKAGTAQKLVLNMLSTLVMVRLGKTYGNLMVDMRQQNLKLRDRAVRIVAEACGIDEARAEDALDASQRDVKVAIVSQLIDDSPEEARALLAQAGGLVREALAGAQ
- a CDS encoding carbohydrate ABC transporter permease; the encoded protein is MDSNALVIKSRKSTRSRMRSGLMTLVAGIIALLFFFPIFFMVSSSFKAESEIFATPVHWIPQDFQGLGRYAYAFELTPLHWWFFNSFLVSGVQTVTTIFFSALAGYGFAKFSFPGRNLFFIFILSILTVPFQVLLIPLFVLIRNFGWQDSYMGLIAPGLVTAFGVFMMRQFAYNIPDELLDAARIDGASEFRIFNSIVLPMLGPASASLAIITFLFSWNNFIWPLVVVQDQKLLTLPVGLTFFTQPQTGEPKWAVAMAVSTMATIPVALLFIFFQRYFVEGMMVSGLKG
- a CDS encoding extracellular solute-binding protein produces the protein MNLKHHSLMARLLVLVAVLSLVAAACVAPAAPPAQQAPAQEAEQPAPAEEAEPAAEPVTIRLWMHDHAPRVPIDEERIAQFMEENPDITVEYELVPDFFTALNTALASGEGPDVFNQFTPFNAQYYLEGILAAVDPAGWGFESVDEVKALYGEGEIADNLLAGATYDGGLYGVPTELSAYACFTNDDLWKEAGLDPATDFPTTWEEMVDVAEQLTVRDEDGNPIQRGFDFNWTAAMYMMLHFNPMVQQLGGNMIDDQNYAANINTPEVKKVLSYWNDWANEYNLGGPQYTASRDAFQAGELATECSFGNWGAPLIEDAGINYSIHPQLRWADGVNDSGFANFAFYLMVNSRADPAKQAAGWKLIAHLTGAPDRYLNEAGLFQPVASYVASDDFAANEIMPVFVDEINKSFFHPRFVGFNETIDSMGRMRDRVVIGGEDIDTVLAETEEEISEILARAKEDATGQ
- a CDS encoding sugar ABC transporter permease, with the protein product MQAFRPGGKQRSVVARRQIWGLIFVLPAVLFFAIFFLYPIVTGIYYSMTDFTLLRPPQWVGLENYLDLFTRDRLFKKSLAVTIGFVLGSTIPVWILSLGAALLFAQVFRGREFFKALFFTPLLPSIVVISVVWRVLLNPSGVITAIIGPLVGQSQIPWLYDLTLSPLMSIMVHDWHIIPFYMLIWLAGLMAVPVELREAAIIDGANRLQVLWHVELPLLRPTAVFVAAISTIRAFQGFSIQFVMSPNQGGPVDVNTTLGVVIWKYGFQFFRMGDAAAVSMILFAIIIIFTALQMTVGRSEDFSLK